One genomic region from Microaerobacter geothermalis encodes:
- a CDS encoding S-layer homology domain-containing protein, with protein sequence MKRKILSLLIIFSMALTLILPTMTQATSHTGTNQFFYFDNYSVYESSPTTVNTPKIDITGSFSGVTADSIQYKVEQYVGSTVGQVSTYTKSGLSVSGLSFQAIGVTLFEGKNKITFSGNQGGIERTQSIWVIYDNAPILYDLEVVAPSGNLPINDSDVTIVTNQKISIRGKAPNADSVTISTGGVSKKSTPFDSQGTFFIQDIDLLPGDNLITFVIQNNKQSLTTTRKLVFYEQKVTFFDLKIEADSVTKELKDSPLVEVSNIQVDVTFSGKMLLPNPKLNDSTAIIQDSISDAVIIKLNGSSSITATANKIAGTDSDPYITYDFSQINSGMNDGSYNVTFSASNPIKNGIDESRLFLFELRNSNTIAVTDVKQVLGSITQETQAELDGKPVISLGTSTNLFELPFWLKISFNKPADVTKLKITSIQSGLTDIITTTITPAVIIPNTGNASTVYVKIDSIPKGRQQLKFKVDQGSGVYTPEYERSITYIPSQHVRFNNIYDGQIFDTDNLTKITGRLLNVVGNDRTEYSKIYLNNTLIPLLKFDVGGDPQEFEAILKDSTYNFSLVYGENTIRFEWNKPGEPKYVNEIKVYLHSKNLPNVDNVYPVPLGADSDTDALFKQNEDQYVTTEKYMDILGTFSNTTKLEITTGEDVVVTWEVYSDPYVDRYGTSRNGGGSKNGILEVVETAQDQYKFRLKNQALPNTGPITYRFKVSNNDGASTSGFLKVVRELISYEILSPTPNGKVINKNYVTVRIRAEGADKVLVNKLEATKDNSSGNDEFYIDVTGLKPGKENKIKFTIVRGTEQENGEISVFYAETSVPGAQVKEQMKKSHKVFDGLLQLQFPKDTFLKQKLEPDSAKIPEIYPSQKILFAIADRFDGVVDREQNVNASDIDFGSLLLSPPRRFAYASDLFWIDGGMAPDPSPGSGQKNAGLLDGQLPYSPRSSDIDNFFDRSEARKLVPTARGELTLKYDPNIRSVAGTLITVFHYNQEENRWENIGGVVDEKKNQVTVPFDEFGYYAVMKLKYSFYDVTQHPKYRNQIEAVYVKGVMNASEEDDFGAYDYMTRGEFASMLVKALQIPLNYDYNNTYFDDVPTFYIPNSLWQFKYIETAAREGIIRGIRPRAFEPNGFLTKEQAAIMIARAMDLKLPINDNKLAATLDKTFNDTGLMDRYAKPAIFAVYKAKIMDGQQMQTTSDKKLRFGPQDYLTRDEAADIAARVMQTMKLLPKF encoded by the coding sequence ATGAAACGAAAGATACTGTCCCTTTTGATTATTTTTTCAATGGCTCTTACCTTGATATTGCCGACGATGACCCAGGCAACCAGCCATACCGGGACCAATCAATTTTTCTATTTTGACAATTACAGCGTGTATGAGAGTTCCCCTACGACCGTGAACACGCCGAAGATTGATATCACCGGAAGTTTTAGTGGGGTTACGGCCGATTCCATTCAGTACAAAGTAGAGCAGTATGTAGGTTCCACAGTGGGCCAGGTCTCTACCTATACGAAGAGCGGCCTTAGTGTTTCCGGTTTGTCCTTTCAAGCGATTGGTGTCACCTTGTTCGAAGGGAAAAACAAGATCACCTTTAGCGGCAACCAAGGTGGGATAGAACGCACCCAGTCCATTTGGGTGATCTATGATAATGCTCCCATATTGTATGATTTGGAAGTCGTGGCTCCAAGCGGAAATCTTCCTATTAATGATTCAGATGTCACCATTGTGACGAACCAGAAGATTTCCATTCGGGGAAAAGCGCCAAATGCCGATAGTGTGACCATCTCTACGGGCGGAGTAAGCAAGAAATCCACTCCCTTTGATAGCCAGGGAACCTTCTTTATACAGGATATTGATTTGTTGCCCGGAGATAACCTGATTACATTTGTCATACAAAACAACAAGCAAAGTTTAACCACTACCAGAAAACTCGTCTTTTATGAGCAAAAAGTAACCTTTTTCGATTTAAAAATAGAAGCAGATTCGGTCACAAAAGAACTTAAGGATTCACCATTGGTCGAGGTGTCGAATATCCAGGTAGACGTAACTTTTTCCGGTAAAATGTTGCTGCCAAATCCGAAGTTAAATGATTCAACGGCGATCATACAGGATTCCATATCCGATGCTGTGATTATTAAGTTGAATGGTTCTTCATCCATCACCGCCACCGCCAACAAAATCGCCGGAACTGATTCCGATCCTTATATCACCTATGATTTTTCACAGATCAACAGCGGAATGAACGATGGAAGTTACAATGTGACCTTTTCAGCCAGTAATCCAATTAAAAATGGTATAGATGAATCGAGACTGTTTTTATTCGAACTAAGAAACTCCAATACCATTGCAGTTACGGATGTCAAACAGGTGCTTGGAAGCATCACCCAGGAAACCCAGGCGGAGTTGGATGGCAAACCGGTGATTTCTTTGGGGACGAGCACCAACCTGTTTGAGCTGCCGTTTTGGTTGAAAATATCCTTCAATAAACCAGCCGATGTGACCAAATTAAAAATTACCTCTATTCAAAGCGGGTTAACTGATATCATAACCACAACGATTACCCCTGCGGTTATCATACCCAACACCGGAAATGCAAGCACGGTTTATGTTAAAATTGACAGCATTCCGAAGGGAAGACAGCAGCTAAAATTTAAAGTAGATCAGGGGTCAGGAGTATACACGCCTGAATATGAGCGCTCCATCACCTATATTCCGAGCCAGCATGTCCGCTTTAACAACATCTATGACGGACAGATTTTTGATACCGATAATTTAACCAAAATTACCGGTCGCCTGTTAAATGTAGTGGGAAATGATCGTACCGAGTACTCCAAAATTTACTTGAACAATACCTTGATTCCTCTGCTTAAATTTGATGTAGGCGGGGACCCCCAGGAATTTGAAGCAATATTAAAGGACAGTACATACAATTTCAGTTTGGTGTACGGAGAGAATACCATTCGGTTTGAGTGGAATAAACCGGGGGAACCAAAGTACGTAAATGAAATCAAGGTTTACCTGCATTCCAAGAATTTGCCTAATGTAGATAATGTGTATCCGGTACCGTTGGGGGCGGACAGCGATACCGATGCCCTTTTTAAGCAAAATGAAGACCAATATGTTACGACAGAGAAATATATGGATATCCTTGGAACCTTTAGCAATACCACCAAACTTGAAATCACCACCGGTGAAGATGTCGTGGTGACTTGGGAGGTTTATAGTGATCCCTATGTGGATCGCTATGGTACCAGCCGTAATGGGGGAGGAAGTAAAAACGGCATCTTGGAAGTAGTAGAGACGGCTCAGGATCAGTATAAGTTTCGTTTGAAAAATCAAGCATTGCCAAATACCGGACCTATCACTTATCGGTTTAAGGTGTCTAACAATGACGGAGCCTCCACCTCCGGATTTTTAAAGGTGGTAAGGGAGCTGATTTCATATGAGATCCTAAGTCCTACCCCCAATGGGAAAGTGATTAACAAGAACTATGTGACGGTTCGAATAAGGGCTGAAGGAGCCGACAAAGTACTGGTCAACAAGTTGGAGGCCACTAAAGATAATTCATCGGGAAATGATGAGTTTTATATTGACGTAACCGGATTAAAACCAGGTAAAGAAAACAAGATCAAATTTACCATTGTAAGGGGAACGGAGCAGGAAAACGGGGAAATATCTGTATTTTATGCCGAAACCTCCGTACCGGGAGCCCAGGTGAAGGAACAGATGAAAAAAAGCCATAAGGTGTTTGACGGCCTGTTGCAACTTCAATTTCCGAAGGACACCTTTCTAAAGCAGAAGCTGGAACCTGATTCTGCTAAGATTCCGGAAATCTATCCCAGTCAAAAAATCCTGTTTGCCATTGCTGACCGATTTGACGGTGTGGTGGATAGGGAACAAAATGTAAACGCATCGGATATTGATTTTGGTTCCCTATTGCTAAGTCCACCCAGAAGATTTGCCTATGCCAGTGATCTTTTTTGGATCGATGGGGGAATGGCACCTGATCCATCACCTGGAAGTGGACAAAAAAATGCAGGACTTCTCGATGGACAGCTTCCCTATTCGCCCAGAAGCAGTGACATCGATAATTTCTTCGATCGGTCGGAAGCCAGAAAACTGGTTCCAACGGCCAGGGGGGAATTAACTCTGAAATATGATCCCAATATCCGCAGTGTGGCAGGAACCCTGATTACCGTTTTCCACTATAATCAGGAAGAGAATCGTTGGGAGAACATTGGTGGAGTGGTAGATGAGAAGAAGAATCAGGTGACGGTTCCCTTTGATGAGTTTGGATACTATGCGGTCATGAAGCTGAAATATTCCTTCTATGACGTGACCCAGCATCCGAAGTACCGCAACCAGATTGAAGCCGTCTATGTGAAGGGAGTCATGAATGCCTCGGAGGAGGATGATTTCGGGGCATATGACTACATGACCCGCGGGGAGTTTGCCAGCATGTTGGTCAAGGCCCTGCAGATTCCCCTTAACTACGACTATAACAATACCTATTTTGATGATGTTCCAACATTCTACATTCCCAATAGTCTCTGGCAGTTTAAGTACATTGAAACGGCAGCCAGAGAAGGAATTATTCGGGGAATCCGGCCAAGAGCCTTTGAACCCAATGGGTTCTTAACGAAAGAACAGGCAGCCATCATGATTGCCAGAGCCATGGACTTGAAGCTTCCGATCAACGATAATAAACTGGCTGCAACCTTGGATAAGACATTTAACGATACCGGATTGATGGACCGATATGCCAAGCCAGCCATCTTTGCCGTCTACAAGGCAAAGATCATGGATGGCCAGCAAATGCAGACCACATCCGATAAGAAGCTTCGCTTCGGACCCCAGGATTATCTTACAAGGGATGAAGCAGCAGATATTGCAGCCCGGGTGATGCAGACGATGAAATTGTTGCCGAAGTTTTAG